From Streptomyces sp. TLI_105, the proteins below share one genomic window:
- the surE gene encoding 5'/3'-nucleotidase SurE produces MSSKSSTPRRIGLAALGAVLLAATGVTAYATTPERTAPLPLAGMRILISNDDSMRAAKASNSDGLGLYELRRAMCAAGADVVVMAPWQVQSGKGTAVTNGGVLTAQRRTALPAGYENDCAQAPSGGAVYGVCLADGHCAADSPSATPADTVKLALRAGLEAEAGWTGAPDLVLTGINSGPNVSAQVNDSGTVGAAVAAIDQNVPAIAFSSSGDETNTSFPRVNYRANAEFGARFVAGLRQRGLLTADFALKVDYPDVSTGTPAGPPRWTRVGHGQAVWHAYEQTGGNSFRIGLGLCGEAPGDPCTETVKDADSTALLRDGRIAVAPVTADRTYGVREPHPETLRKIRRYVEHDAPRR; encoded by the coding sequence ATGTCGTCGAAGTCGTCGACCCCGCGCAGAATCGGACTCGCCGCCCTGGGAGCCGTACTGCTGGCCGCGACGGGAGTGACCGCGTACGCCACCACGCCCGAGAGGACCGCCCCCCTCCCGCTCGCCGGGATGCGGATCCTGATCTCCAACGACGACTCGATGCGGGCGGCGAAGGCGAGCAACTCCGACGGTCTCGGCCTGTACGAGCTCCGCCGCGCGATGTGCGCAGCCGGGGCCGACGTCGTCGTCATGGCGCCCTGGCAGGTCCAGTCCGGCAAGGGCACCGCCGTCACCAACGGCGGCGTCCTCACCGCCCAGCGCCGCACCGCCCTGCCCGCCGGCTACGAGAACGACTGCGCCCAGGCGCCCTCGGGGGGAGCCGTCTACGGCGTCTGCCTCGCCGACGGCCACTGCGCCGCGGACTCCCCGTCCGCCACCCCGGCCGACACCGTCAAGCTCGCCCTCCGCGCCGGTCTCGAGGCCGAGGCGGGCTGGACCGGGGCCCCCGACCTCGTCCTCACCGGCATCAACTCCGGCCCCAACGTCTCCGCCCAGGTCAACGACTCCGGGACGGTGGGCGCCGCCGTCGCCGCCATCGACCAGAACGTCCCCGCCATCGCGTTCTCCTCGTCCGGCGACGAGACGAACACGTCCTTCCCGCGCGTCAACTACCGCGCCAACGCCGAGTTCGGCGCCCGCTTCGTCGCCGGCCTCAGGCAACGCGGCCTGCTCACCGCCGACTTCGCCCTCAAGGTCGACTACCCCGACGTCAGCACGGGGACGCCCGCCGGACCGCCGCGCTGGACACGGGTCGGCCACGGGCAGGCCGTCTGGCACGCCTACGAGCAGACCGGCGGGAACTCCTTCAGGATCGGCCTCGGCCTCTGCGGGGAGGCGCCGGGCGATCCGTGCACCGAGACCGTGAAGGACGCCGACTCCACCGCCCTGCTCCGCGACGGCCGCATCGCCGTGGCACCGGTGACCGCCGACCGCACCTACGGCGTGAGGGAACCGCACCCCGAGACGCTGCGGAAGATCCGCCGGTACGTCGAGCACGACGCTCCCCGCCGCTGA
- a CDS encoding polysaccharide lyase 6 family protein, translating to MRRRTFLKGSLLGAAAAAVPLDTLLATGASAAEPAPVTSLSALQSAIDRAVPGDRIVVADGTYTVPSGGAIDVSGRSGITIVSQTRGGAVLRGERSFVLDGASAVTISGFALRQSGTLEIPAGSTGIRLTRNDIRFADVDGLDWVLVEGDDAKIDRNHFHERTTQGIFLVVDGPGTTAVAQRLHVFKNHFSDHGYTGANGGESIRLGVSSRALSTADAIVEYNLFERCDGDPEAISVKSSGNTIRYNTIRASQGGIVLRHGNGSTVEGNWLLGGKEGIRLYGNDHLVVNNHLAGLTGRALVIGSGTTRDHHEGESTEERRGNDACDRAVIVHNTLRGNKSSLSGETRTYEPRDVVVADNLIVGDSGSLVALGANTGFIWQGNILWGAASDGTLPNAGYTRVDPRLTQSSDGVFRLAAGSPAIGAATFTTVSVPEDIDGHARGTARDIGSDEYSTLAPVRRPLTPTDVGPNAS from the coding sequence ATGCGACGACGTACCTTCCTCAAGGGCTCGCTGCTGGGCGCGGCGGCCGCCGCCGTCCCGCTCGACACCCTGCTCGCCACGGGCGCCTCGGCGGCCGAACCGGCGCCGGTCACCTCCCTGAGCGCGCTCCAGAGCGCGATCGACCGTGCGGTCCCCGGCGACCGGATCGTCGTCGCCGACGGCACGTACACCGTCCCCTCGGGCGGCGCCATCGACGTCTCCGGGCGCAGCGGCATCACGATCGTCTCGCAGACCCGCGGCGGCGCCGTCCTGCGCGGCGAGCGCAGCTTCGTCCTCGACGGTGCGAGCGCCGTCACCATCAGCGGCTTCGCGCTCCGGCAGAGCGGCACCCTGGAGATCCCGGCCGGCAGCACGGGCATCCGGCTGACCCGCAACGACATCCGGTTCGCGGACGTGGACGGCCTCGACTGGGTCCTCGTGGAGGGCGACGACGCCAAGATCGACCGGAACCACTTCCACGAGCGCACCACCCAGGGCATCTTCCTCGTCGTCGACGGCCCCGGCACGACCGCCGTGGCCCAGCGCCTCCACGTCTTCAAGAACCACTTCTCCGACCACGGCTACACCGGCGCCAACGGCGGCGAGTCGATCCGGCTCGGCGTCAGCAGCAGGGCGCTGTCCACCGCGGACGCGATCGTGGAGTACAACCTGTTCGAGCGGTGTGACGGCGACCCCGAGGCCATCTCGGTGAAGTCCTCCGGCAACACGATCCGGTACAACACGATCCGCGCCAGCCAGGGCGGCATCGTGCTCCGCCACGGCAACGGCTCCACCGTCGAGGGCAACTGGCTCCTCGGCGGCAAGGAGGGCATCCGCCTCTACGGAAACGACCACCTCGTCGTGAACAACCACCTCGCCGGCCTCACCGGCCGGGCCCTGGTCATCGGCAGCGGCACCACGCGCGACCACCACGAGGGCGAGAGCACCGAGGAGCGGCGCGGCAACGACGCCTGCGACCGTGCGGTGATCGTGCACAACACCCTGCGCGGCAACAAGAGTTCCCTCTCGGGCGAGACCCGCACCTACGAGCCGCGTGACGTGGTCGTCGCCGACAACCTCATCGTCGGGGACAGCGGCAGCCTCGTCGCGCTGGGCGCGAACACCGGCTTCATCTGGCAGGGCAACATCCTCTGGGGCGCGGCCTCCGACGGCACCCTCCCCAACGCCGGCTACACCCGCGTCGACCCCCGCCTGACGCAGTCCTCCGACGGCGTCTTCCGCCTCGCGGCGGGCAGTCCGGCGATCGGCGCCGCGACGTTCACCACCGTGTCCGTCCCCGAGGACATCGACGGCCACGCCCGCGGCACGGCGCGCGACATCGGCTCCGACGAGTACTCGACCCTGGCACCGGTCCGCCGCCCGCTCACCCCGACGGACGTGGGCCCGAACGCCTCCTGA
- a CDS encoding choice-of-anchor D domain-containing protein, producing MSLTAGLLGGAAVGTAVPAGPRQPAAPAAAADQTTISHDDLRTGWDRDEPGLAPDQVSSSDFGLQFSTTVDGQVYAQPLVVGRTLVAATENNKVYGIDAATGAIGWTKDFGAPWPASAITCGDLVPNIGVTSTPVYDPASNAVYLTAKVNDGPDVQHPNWYVHALDPATGAERAGWPVKVAGAPVNDPGRAFNPYTAAQRPGLLLMGGSVYAAFASHCDRGPYVGYVMGVNTSTRRTTLWATEDSSANGMAGVWMSGGGLVSDGPGRILFSTGNGVSPAPGPGNRPPGQLAESVVRLGVNSDGTMSAQDFFSPSDAPQLDLNDTDLGSGGPVALPEPVFGTSGHPRLLVQIGKDGRLFLLDRDDLGGRSQGPGGTDKVLGTFGPYEGVWGHPAVYGGQGGYVYTIGSRGPLRAFAYGLTGSGLPGLTNTGSSAEQFGYTSGSPVVTSTGTNPGSALVWAVASDGANGANGQLRAYDAVPVNGALRLRWSAPIGVASKFAVPATDGGRVYVGTRDGHVMAFGRPANSALTGEPVDAGEVAVGATGTVTATVTATRDVTITGVSTPAGSAFSASSSGLPRTLRAGETHAVRVSFSPTAPGPDTSALTFATDLGDSALGLTGYGTRPGLLASPAALDFGTVATTTRKTLGVTFTNTGTAGETISSVSPPGGPFTASDLPAAGTVVPPRQSVTVQVAYAPTAAGQDTGTLAVTGTNGTVSVALSGTAVTGRAQLTITPTSTAFGQVKVGESVTKTFDISNTGNIPLTLTKAKPPAAPFHVTNPVSEGQVLGPDDVVHQAVTFSPTSIGAATAAYELTSDDGSGPHNETLTGSGVTGTTVTVPTPGAGGWKLNGSTRISGNDLQLTQASTSQRGSAVWPVPVLTDGLKASFTTVIGGGTGGDGLTFSLLDPARTTPSALGGVGGGLGYAGLPGVAVAFDTYRNPGDPSANFVGIATGGSGSALTYASTTSSVPNLRSGTHTVSVSVTGKTVTVSVDGTQRLRTTVASLPPAALLAFTGGTGGVTDIHAVRGASITAASYAVPPPGPNGWKYNGSAALSGTTLVLTPAQTYLKGSAVQATAVPSARLRARFTATLSGGTGGDGLALLLLDASRTTAGALGGGGGGLGFAGLSGVAVTLDTYRNTGEPSSNFVGVATGGSGTTLRYAATSTAVPALRTGSHVIDVYVTAAGRLVVLVDGTQVIDVALTLPQNVLVGFSAATGGLTDRHAITGVRIGY from the coding sequence ATGTCCCTCACGGCGGGCCTCCTCGGCGGCGCGGCCGTCGGGACGGCCGTGCCCGCCGGGCCCCGGCAACCGGCCGCCCCGGCCGCCGCTGCCGACCAGACGACGATCTCCCACGACGACCTGCGCACCGGCTGGGACCGGGACGAGCCGGGGCTCGCCCCCGACCAGGTGTCCAGCTCGGACTTCGGGCTGCAGTTCTCCACCACCGTCGACGGCCAGGTCTACGCCCAGCCGCTGGTCGTGGGGCGCACCCTGGTCGCGGCCACCGAGAACAACAAGGTGTACGGGATCGACGCTGCCACCGGCGCCATCGGCTGGACGAAGGACTTCGGCGCCCCCTGGCCCGCCTCCGCCATCACCTGCGGGGACCTGGTGCCGAACATCGGGGTCACGTCGACGCCGGTGTACGACCCGGCGAGCAATGCCGTCTACCTCACCGCCAAGGTGAACGACGGCCCGGACGTCCAGCACCCCAACTGGTACGTGCACGCCCTCGACCCGGCGACGGGCGCCGAGCGGGCGGGCTGGCCCGTGAAGGTGGCGGGCGCGCCGGTGAACGACCCGGGCCGGGCGTTCAACCCGTACACCGCGGCTCAGCGGCCCGGGCTGCTGCTGATGGGCGGGTCGGTGTACGCGGCGTTCGCCTCGCACTGCGACCGGGGGCCGTACGTCGGTTACGTCATGGGGGTGAACACCTCGACCCGCAGGACGACGCTGTGGGCCACCGAGGACTCCTCCGCGAACGGCATGGCGGGCGTGTGGATGAGCGGGGGCGGTCTGGTTTCCGACGGTCCGGGCCGGATCCTGTTCTCGACGGGCAACGGGGTCTCCCCCGCGCCGGGCCCGGGCAACCGGCCGCCGGGCCAGCTGGCGGAGTCGGTGGTCCGGCTCGGGGTGAACAGCGACGGGACGATGTCGGCACAGGACTTCTTCAGCCCGTCCGACGCGCCGCAGCTCGATCTGAACGACACCGACCTGGGCTCGGGCGGCCCGGTGGCCCTCCCGGAGCCGGTCTTCGGGACCAGCGGCCATCCACGGCTGCTCGTGCAGATCGGCAAGGACGGGCGGCTGTTCCTACTGGACCGGGACGACCTCGGCGGCCGGAGCCAGGGCCCCGGCGGCACCGACAAGGTGCTCGGCACCTTCGGTCCGTACGAGGGCGTCTGGGGGCATCCCGCGGTGTACGGCGGGCAGGGCGGCTACGTGTACACGATCGGCAGCCGGGGGCCGCTGCGGGCGTTCGCGTACGGTCTCACCGGCTCGGGCCTCCCGGGGCTCACCAACACGGGCAGCAGCGCGGAGCAGTTCGGCTACACCTCGGGTTCGCCGGTGGTGACGTCGACGGGGACGAACCCGGGTTCGGCGCTGGTGTGGGCCGTCGCGTCGGACGGGGCGAACGGTGCCAACGGGCAGCTGCGCGCGTACGACGCCGTGCCGGTGAACGGGGCGCTGCGGCTGCGCTGGTCGGCGCCGATCGGCGTGGCCTCGAAGTTCGCGGTGCCGGCCACCGACGGCGGACGGGTCTACGTGGGGACGCGGGACGGGCACGTGATGGCCTTCGGCCGTCCCGCCAACTCCGCGCTGACGGGTGAGCCGGTGGACGCCGGCGAGGTCGCGGTCGGGGCGACGGGGACGGTGACGGCGACCGTCACGGCGACCCGGGACGTGACGATCACGGGGGTGAGCACGCCGGCGGGCAGCGCGTTCTCGGCGTCCTCCTCGGGTCTGCCCCGGACGCTGCGGGCGGGCGAGACCCATGCGGTGCGGGTGTCGTTCTCGCCGACGGCACCGGGGCCCGACACCTCGGCCCTGACCTTCGCCACCGATCTGGGCGACAGCGCGCTGGGCCTCACCGGGTACGGGACGAGGCCCGGCCTCCTCGCGTCCCCGGCCGCACTGGACTTCGGGACGGTGGCCACGACGACGCGGAAGACGCTCGGCGTGACGTTCACCAACACGGGGACGGCCGGCGAGACGATCTCCTCCGTCTCGCCGCCCGGCGGCCCGTTCACCGCGTCCGACCTGCCCGCGGCCGGCACGGTCGTCCCGCCGCGGCAGTCCGTCACCGTGCAGGTGGCGTACGCGCCGACGGCCGCCGGACAGGACACCGGGACGCTCGCCGTCACCGGGACGAACGGCACGGTGTCCGTCGCCCTGAGCGGCACGGCCGTGACCGGGCGGGCGCAGCTCACCATCACGCCGACCTCGACGGCCTTCGGGCAGGTGAAGGTCGGCGAGTCCGTGACGAAGACCTTCGACATCAGCAACACCGGAAACATCCCCCTCACCCTCACCAAGGCGAAGCCTCCGGCGGCCCCCTTCCACGTCACCAATCCGGTCAGCGAGGGCCAGGTCCTCGGCCCCGACGACGTGGTCCACCAGGCCGTCACCTTCTCCCCCACGTCCATCGGTGCGGCGACGGCCGCGTACGAGCTGACCTCCGACGACGGGAGCGGTCCCCACAACGAGACGCTGACCGGGTCCGGTGTCACCGGGACCACGGTCACCGTCCCCACGCCCGGCGCGGGCGGCTGGAAGCTGAACGGCTCCACGCGGATCTCCGGCAACGACCTCCAGCTGACCCAGGCGAGCACCTCCCAGCGGGGCTCCGCGGTCTGGCCCGTGCCCGTGCTCACCGACGGGCTGAAGGCCTCCTTCACCACGGTGATCGGCGGCGGCACCGGCGGCGACGGCCTCACGTTCTCGCTGCTCGACCCGGCGAGGACCACGCCTTCCGCGCTCGGCGGCGTCGGCGGCGGTCTCGGCTACGCCGGTCTCCCGGGCGTGGCCGTCGCCTTCGACACGTACCGGAACCCGGGCGATCCGTCCGCGAACTTCGTCGGCATCGCCACCGGGGGCAGCGGCTCGGCCCTCACCTACGCGTCGACGACGTCGAGCGTGCCGAACCTGCGGTCGGGCACTCACACGGTCTCCGTCTCGGTCACCGGCAAGACCGTCACGGTCTCCGTCGACGGCACCCAGCGGCTGCGGACCACGGTCGCCTCGCTCCCCCCGGCCGCTCTGCTCGCCTTCACCGGCGGTACGGGCGGAGTGACCGACATCCACGCCGTGCGGGGCGCGTCGATCACCGCCGCCTCGTACGCCGTCCCGCCGCCCGGCCCCAACGGCTGGAAGTACAACGGCAGCGCCGCCCTGTCGGGCACCACGCTCGTCCTGACCCCGGCCCAGACGTACCTGAAGGGTTCGGCGGTCCAGGCCACCGCCGTGCCCTCCGCGCGGCTCAGGGCCCGCTTCACCGCCACGCTCTCCGGCGGCACCGGCGGCGACGGGCTGGCGCTGCTGCTCCTCGACGCCTCCCGTACGACGGCCGGAGCCCTCGGCGGCGGAGGCGGTGGCCTCGGCTTCGCCGGCCTGAGCGGAGTGGCGGTCACCCTGGACACGTACCGCAACACCGGGGAGCCCTCGTCGAACTTCGTGGGCGTCGCGACCGGCGGCTCGGGCACCACCCTGCGGTACGCGGCCACCTCGACGGCCGTGCCCGCGCTGCGTACGGGCAGCCATGTGATCGACGTCTACGTCACCGCCGCCGGCCGCCTCGTCGTCCTGGTCGACGGCACCCAGGTCATCGACGTGGCGCTCACGCTCCCCCAGAACGTCCTGGTCGGTTTCTCCGCCGCCACCGGCGGATTGACGGACCGTCACGCGATCACGGGAGTACGGATCGGCTACTGA
- a CDS encoding PaaX family transcriptional regulator C-terminal domain-containing protein, with amino-acid sequence MTQPAPTAETGTPAEPGSSPRPQSLMLTFFGIHVLGTGTALSSASVIDAFARVDVGEDAVRSTLTRMVGRELLERHRRGRRMYFSLTPRAAEVLADGQERVHRTGAVNRAWDGTWTLVGFSLPESWRRERHDLRSRLVWAGFGPLQSGLWVAPGRVDVAPLATELGLGDRIRAFHGEAAAPTEAGPLLRTAFDVDAIADGYRVFLARWGDGAAPGEARDDLGRLLLLHTDWLDLVRRDPHLPAEHLPADWPAETAEALFRELSARFEPGARRIADEILDRWEPEG; translated from the coding sequence GTGACGCAGCCCGCCCCGACCGCCGAGACCGGAACCCCCGCCGAGCCCGGCTCCTCGCCCCGCCCCCAGTCCCTGATGCTGACCTTCTTCGGCATCCACGTCCTCGGCACCGGAACCGCCCTGTCCTCGGCGAGCGTGATCGACGCCTTCGCCCGGGTGGACGTCGGCGAGGACGCCGTCCGCTCGACCCTCACCCGCATGGTCGGCCGCGAACTGCTCGAACGGCACCGACGCGGCCGCCGCATGTACTTCTCGCTCACGCCCCGGGCCGCGGAGGTCCTCGCCGACGGCCAGGAGCGCGTCCACCGCACCGGCGCCGTCAACCGGGCCTGGGACGGCACCTGGACCCTGGTCGGCTTCTCGCTGCCCGAGTCCTGGCGCCGGGAACGCCACGACCTGCGCTCGCGGCTCGTCTGGGCGGGCTTCGGGCCGCTGCAGAGCGGCCTCTGGGTGGCCCCCGGCCGGGTGGACGTCGCCCCCCTCGCGACCGAACTCGGACTCGGGGACCGCATCAGGGCCTTCCACGGCGAGGCCGCCGCGCCAACCGAGGCCGGGCCCCTGCTCCGTACCGCCTTCGACGTCGACGCCATCGCCGACGGCTACCGCGTCTTCCTCGCCCGCTGGGGCGACGGCGCCGCCCCCGGCGAGGCGCGCGACGACCTGGGCCGGCTGCTCCTGCTCCACACCGACTGGCTCGACCTGGTCCGCCGCGACCCGCACCTGCCCGCCGAGCACCTGCCCGCCGACTGGCCCGCCGAGACCGCGGAGGCCCTCTTCCGCGAGCTCTCCGCCCGCTTCGAACCGGGGGCCCGACGGATCGCCGACGAGATCCTGGACCGCTGGGAACCGGAGGGGTAG